A genomic window from Gemmatimonadaceae bacterium includes:
- a CDS encoding PLP-dependent transferase, producing MPAKKKPTTPSLATLAIHGAREAHAPGEAVVEPLVQSVNHLQQIGTGDGLRYTRYGNTPNAARVQKRLAMLEGAEASLLLSSGMAATACALLALLRPGDHLLASQYIYGGTHRLLLEEFVRMGIKVQLVDPWEPRVWRNHIRKETRAIFLETPVNPTCRVLDLRPISFLTRNSGIALVVDSTFASPVNFRPLEYGADVVIHSATKYLNGHHDVLMGVVLGSEPYIDEVLQKEMLWGQTPDPFACWLLERGLKTLDVRVKRSNESAMEIAEWAERRKEIVQVHYPGLKSHPDHEVARETLDGYGGMLAIELKGGGRAADRFLKRLKLVTHAPSLGGVDTLVSEPRFTSHAKMSAAERAAIGIPDGFLRLSIGLESANDLIADLEQALK from the coding sequence ATGCCCGCGAAGAAGAAGCCGACGACGCCCTCGCTCGCGACGCTCGCCATCCACGGTGCCCGCGAAGCCCACGCGCCCGGCGAGGCCGTCGTCGAGCCGCTGGTCCAGAGCGTCAACCACCTGCAGCAGATCGGCACTGGCGACGGCCTGCGCTACACGCGCTACGGCAACACGCCCAACGCCGCGCGCGTGCAGAAGCGGCTGGCGATGCTCGAGGGTGCCGAGGCTTCGTTGCTGCTCTCCAGCGGGATGGCCGCCACCGCCTGCGCCTTGCTCGCCTTGCTGCGCCCGGGCGATCACCTGCTCGCGTCGCAGTACATCTACGGCGGGACGCATCGGCTCCTGCTCGAAGAGTTCGTCCGGATGGGCATCAAGGTGCAGCTCGTCGACCCGTGGGAGCCGCGTGTGTGGCGCAACCACATCCGCAAGGAGACGCGCGCCATCTTCCTCGAGACGCCGGTCAACCCGACCTGCCGCGTCCTCGACCTGCGGCCGATCTCCTTCCTCACGCGCAATTCGGGCATCGCGCTGGTCGTGGACTCGACCTTCGCCAGCCCCGTCAACTTCCGCCCGCTCGAGTACGGCGCCGACGTGGTCATCCACTCGGCCACCAAGTACCTCAACGGCCACCACGATGTGCTGATGGGCGTGGTGCTGGGATCCGAGCCCTACATCGACGAGGTGCTGCAGAAGGAGATGCTCTGGGGGCAGACGCCGGATCCCTTCGCCTGCTGGCTGCTCGAACGCGGCCTGAAGACGCTGGACGTGCGGGTGAAGCGGTCCAATGAGTCGGCGATGGAAATCGCCGAGTGGGCCGAGCGCCGCAAGGAGATCGTGCAGGTGCACTACCCTGGCCTCAAGTCGCACCCGGACCACGAGGTCGCACGCGAGACGCTGGACGGCTACGGCGGGATGTTGGCGATCGAGCTCAAGGGCGGCGGCCGTGCCGCCGACCGCTTCCTCAAGCGGCTGAAGCTGGTGACGCACGCGCCCTCACTGGGCGGCGTGGACACCTTGGTGAGCGAACCGCGCTTCACCTCGCACGCCAAGATGAGCGCGGCCGAGCGGGCGGCCATCGGCATCCCCGACGGCTTCCTGCGCCTCAGCATCGGACTCGAGTCGGCGAACGACCTGATCGCCGACCTCGAGCAGGCCCTCAAGTAG
- the pckA gene encoding phosphoenolpyruvate carboxykinase (ATP): MTSATTPVRESAVGLDAQGLKPAGTLRWNLEAPDLVQAAIKRSEGELAHMGPFVAVTKPHTGRSPNDKFVVKEPSTEADVDWGKVNQPMTEAHFEALLADVKAYLNGQSELFVQDLYCGADTAYRLSCRYVTPNAWHANFVRNMFIRPDVTELATFAPNFSILHAPEFQADPAKHGTRTGTFIVLNLAKRTILIGGTRYAGELKKSMFTVMNYLLPKQGVLSMHCSANIGEDGDTALFFGLSGTGKTTLSADPERGLIGDDEHGWSEHGVFNFEGGCYAKVINLSKEQEPDIFATTEMFGTILENVVLEPGSKRVDFSSQAITENTRASYPLHYIRNHVPSGRGNHPQHVVFLTADAFGVLPPIARLTPEQAMYYFLSGYTAKLAGTERGVTEPQATFSACFGAVFLVWHPTKYAEMLGELLTKHKAQVWLVNTGWSGGAYGVGKRMKLPYTRAMVREALAGNLDEVECVTDPIFGLHIPVGIDGVPNEILNPRNTWKDSKAYDEQAKKLAGMFQENIKKFGAAVSKEILAAGPKG, from the coding sequence ATGACCTCTGCTACGACTCCCGTGCGCGAAAGCGCCGTCGGCCTCGACGCCCAGGGCCTCAAGCCCGCCGGCACGCTCCGCTGGAATCTCGAGGCGCCGGACCTGGTCCAGGCCGCCATCAAGCGCTCCGAAGGCGAGCTGGCCCATATGGGGCCCTTCGTCGCCGTCACCAAGCCGCACACCGGCCGCTCGCCCAACGACAAGTTCGTCGTGAAGGAGCCGAGCACCGAGGCGGACGTGGACTGGGGCAAGGTGAACCAGCCGATGACCGAGGCGCACTTCGAGGCGCTGCTGGCCGACGTGAAGGCCTATCTCAACGGGCAGTCCGAACTCTTCGTGCAGGATCTCTATTGCGGTGCCGACACGGCGTATCGCCTCTCCTGCCGCTATGTGACGCCGAACGCCTGGCACGCGAATTTCGTGCGCAATATGTTCATCCGCCCGGATGTGACGGAGCTCGCGACCTTCGCGCCCAACTTCAGCATCCTGCACGCGCCGGAGTTCCAGGCCGACCCGGCCAAGCACGGCACGCGCACGGGCACCTTCATCGTGCTCAACCTCGCCAAGCGCACCATCCTCATCGGCGGCACGCGCTACGCCGGCGAGCTCAAGAAGTCGATGTTCACGGTGATGAACTACCTGCTGCCCAAGCAGGGCGTGCTCTCGATGCACTGCTCCGCCAACATCGGTGAGGACGGCGACACGGCGTTGTTCTTCGGCCTCTCGGGCACCGGCAAGACGACCCTCTCGGCCGACCCCGAGCGCGGCCTCATCGGCGACGACGAGCACGGCTGGAGCGAGCACGGCGTGTTCAACTTCGAGGGCGGCTGCTACGCCAAGGTCATCAACCTCTCCAAGGAGCAGGAACCCGACATCTTCGCCACGACGGAGATGTTCGGCACCATCCTCGAGAACGTGGTGCTTGAGCCGGGCAGCAAGCGCGTGGACTTCTCGTCGCAGGCCATCACCGAGAACACCCGCGCCTCCTACCCCCTGCACTACATCCGGAACCACGTGCCCAGCGGCCGCGGCAACCACCCGCAGCACGTCGTGTTCCTGACGGCTGACGCCTTCGGCGTGCTGCCGCCGATTGCCCGCCTCACGCCCGAGCAGGCGATGTACTACTTCCTCTCGGGGTACACGGCCAAGCTGGCCGGCACCGAGCGCGGCGTGACCGAACCGCAGGCGACGTTCTCGGCCTGCTTCGGCGCCGTGTTCCTCGTGTGGCACCCCACCAAGTACGCCGAGATGCTCGGCGAGCTGCTCACCAAGCACAAGGCGCAGGTGTGGCTGGTGAACACCGGCTGGAGCGGCGGCGCGTATGGCGTCGGCAAGCGGATGAAGCTGCCCTACACCCGCGCGATGGTGCGCGAGGCCCTCGCCGGCAACCTCGACGAAGTCGAGTGCGTGACCGACCCGATCTTCGGCCTGCACATCCCCGTCGGCATCGACGGCGTGCCGAACGAGATCCTCAACCCGCGCAACACCTGGAAGGACTCCAAGGCCTACGACGAGCAGGCCAAGAAGCTGGCCGGAATGTTCCAGGAGAACATCAAGAAGTTTGGCGCGGCGGTGTCGAAGGAGATCCTGGCGGCGGGGCCGAAGGGCTGA
- a CDS encoding permease-like cell division protein FtsX gives MKLAFREAFRAFDRAPMLSALSVTTIAFSLFAFGLFGLVALNLRTALQQVEDRVEVRGFVAAGTPPEATAAAVDDVALFPEVQSVRLVTETQALERARRELREFEDVFESGLLPASIEVRLRPGMRDPATVRAVAKRLDTYDFIDDVRFGEEWVENLHRLRNIATGAGIALGVTFALVAIIIIGSTIRMAVLARSREIAIMRLVGATDGFIRAPFLIEGALKGTLGGLLALALTWTAVQVSGRWVFQVQFFDAQMAVFGVVAGAGIGLLGSALSVGRHLRKV, from the coding sequence ATGAAGCTCGCCTTCCGCGAAGCCTTCCGGGCCTTTGACCGCGCGCCGATGCTGAGCGCGCTGTCGGTAACGACGATTGCCTTCTCGCTCTTCGCCTTCGGGCTCTTCGGGCTGGTCGCGCTCAACCTGCGCACCGCGCTGCAGCAGGTGGAGGACCGGGTGGAGGTGCGCGGCTTCGTCGCCGCCGGCACGCCGCCGGAAGCCACCGCCGCCGCCGTCGATGACGTGGCGCTGTTCCCCGAAGTGCAGAGCGTGCGGCTCGTGACCGAGACGCAGGCGCTGGAGCGCGCCCGCCGCGAACTCCGCGAGTTCGAGGACGTGTTCGAGTCGGGCCTGCTGCCGGCCAGCATCGAGGTGCGCCTACGCCCGGGAATGCGCGACCCCGCCACCGTGCGCGCCGTGGCCAAGCGCCTCGACACCTACGACTTCATCGACGATGTGCGCTTCGGCGAGGAGTGGGTGGAGAACCTGCACCGGCTGCGGAACATCGCCACCGGCGCCGGCATAGCACTGGGCGTGACCTTCGCCCTCGTCGCCATCATCATCATCGGGTCCACGATCCGGATGGCCGTGCTCGCGCGCAGCCGCGAGATTGCGATTATGCGGCTGGTGGGCGCCACCGACGGCTTCATCCGCGCCCCGTTCCTGATCGAAGGCGCGCTCAAGGGCACGTTGGGCGGCCTGCTCGCCCTCGCCCTGACGTGGACGGCCGTACAGGTGTCCGGGCGCTGGGTGTTCCAGGTGCAGTTCTTCGACGCCCAGATGGCGGTCTTCGGCGTGGTCGCGGGCGCGGGCATCGGGCTGCTGGGAAGCGCCCTCTCCGTCGGGCGACACCTGAGGAAGGTGTGA
- the ftsE gene encoding cell division ATP-binding protein FtsE, translating to MIRFTKVTKHYPRGGPALEEISFHIRRGEFAFLTGPSGAGKSTILKLIHVAERPTSGEVRVDGKSSVTMSRREIPRLRRRLGIVFQDFRLLDDRTAEQNVAFALEVTGTPESQIAPKVARVLTQVGLASKSTALPHELSGGEQQRVAIARALVNDPLVLLADEPTGNLDERSSRSIFQLLRDINAAGTAVVMATHDLALVRGTELRTLELNRGRLVYDTAAEDPEARG from the coding sequence ATGATCCGCTTCACGAAGGTCACCAAGCACTATCCGCGCGGCGGCCCCGCCCTCGAGGAGATCTCGTTCCACATCCGGCGCGGCGAGTTCGCCTTCCTCACGGGTCCGAGCGGCGCCGGCAAGAGCACGATCCTCAAGCTCATCCACGTGGCCGAACGCCCGACCAGCGGCGAGGTGCGCGTGGACGGCAAGAGCTCGGTGACGATGTCGCGCCGTGAGATCCCGCGCCTGCGCCGTCGGCTCGGCATCGTGTTCCAGGACTTCCGGCTGCTGGACGACCGCACGGCGGAGCAGAACGTGGCCTTCGCGCTCGAGGTCACCGGGACGCCCGAGTCGCAGATCGCGCCGAAGGTGGCCCGCGTGCTCACGCAGGTGGGGCTCGCCAGCAAGTCCACCGCGTTGCCGCACGAACTCTCCGGCGGCGAGCAGCAGCGCGTGGCCATCGCCCGCGCCCTCGTGAACGACCCGTTGGTGCTGCTGGCCGACGAGCCCACCGGCAACCTCGACGAGCGCTCGTCGCGCAGCATCTTCCAGCTCCTGCGCGACATCAACGCCGCCGGCACGGCCGTGGTGATGGCGACGCACGACTTGGCCTTGGTGCGTGGCACCGAGTTGCGCACGCTGGAGCTCAACCGCGGCCGCCTGGTGTACGACACGGCCGCCGAGGATCCGGAGGCCCGAGGATGA
- a CDS encoding TonB-dependent receptor — translation MSLRSRCISCSLAVGFALAASWPLAAQDHRRDAERHLHAVVEDAATGQPLGGVEFSVEWVDGVSTLRRTARSDRHGHVDIRGLPPQVVTMRARLLGYAAVARQVDLGGDDVVLKLRMEPAAVRLSEVAVVADSLADPLASVAAVSMMDKADLDAHRGQTLGETIKQLPGVAVIQLGPSIAKPVIRGLNSQRVVVLNGGLRQEDQQWGTEHAPNVDSFDADGVTVVRGAGTVLYGADALGGVVRVERAPVADTGARRMELSTNLFSNSRQGAMSMAVQQGGLRLPLVGRAGYRARLTGRVAGNGAAPDYYLANTGFRELNGSVSVGVQRPWGRSEVTVSHFGTELGVLKQAHAGNFDDLERAMNEAPRDSGFTYGIDRPNQRVSHTTLRWRTVRTRADAGQVELTYGLQYNNRREYDNHGPLRFRNIPAFHLRLFTNSLDLRYSHAPWRGLSGTVGVTGVVQGNQTLGKGFLIPGYDLFQGAAYAQEEYHLGRVTFSAGARLDGISQTTLAYGDAGINSPAGTRRWAGVAGSFGAAYHLTDALDLTLRLARAWRPPTVNERYAQGVHHGSAQYELGDASLDAERSVGLEGGIRYGGRRVTLDLAAYENRIEDFIFLEPRAPMVTIRGTFPAFGYASTRARMRGLELAGSVAMTSWLSLEGTATAVRGDDLLRDQPLYDMPADRALLTMKVEGAGARLGPWDVGVGTLLVRRQDGVPAGTIYTLPTDGYALVQASLGLHALRVAGRPLDLTLSVSNALNARYRDYLSRYRLFVDDAARDVVLRVRMPLT, via the coding sequence GTGTCCCTTCGCTCCCGTTGCATCTCGTGTTCACTCGCCGTGGGCTTCGCCCTGGCGGCCTCGTGGCCGCTGGCGGCGCAGGACCATCGGCGTGACGCCGAGCGCCACCTGCACGCGGTGGTGGAGGACGCGGCCACGGGACAGCCGCTAGGCGGGGTGGAGTTCTCCGTGGAATGGGTGGACGGCGTGTCGACGCTCAGGCGCACGGCGCGCAGCGACCGGCACGGGCACGTGGACATCCGTGGGCTGCCGCCGCAGGTCGTGACGATGCGGGCCCGGCTGCTCGGCTACGCGGCCGTGGCGCGGCAGGTGGACCTCGGCGGCGACGACGTCGTGCTCAAGCTGCGGATGGAGCCGGCGGCCGTGCGGCTCTCCGAGGTGGCGGTGGTGGCCGATAGCCTGGCCGACCCACTGGCCTCGGTGGCTGCCGTCTCGATGATGGACAAGGCGGACCTCGACGCCCACCGCGGCCAGACCCTGGGCGAGACCATCAAGCAGCTCCCCGGCGTGGCCGTGATCCAGCTGGGCCCGAGCATCGCGAAGCCGGTGATCCGCGGCCTGAACTCGCAGCGGGTCGTGGTCCTGAACGGCGGGCTGCGTCAGGAGGACCAGCAGTGGGGCACGGAGCACGCGCCCAACGTGGACAGCTTCGATGCCGACGGCGTGACGGTCGTGCGCGGAGCGGGCACCGTGCTGTACGGCGCCGATGCCCTCGGCGGCGTGGTGCGCGTCGAGCGGGCGCCCGTCGCGGACACCGGTGCGCGCCGGATGGAGCTGAGCACCAACCTCTTCAGCAACAGCCGGCAGGGTGCGATGTCGATGGCGGTGCAGCAGGGCGGCCTGCGACTGCCGTTGGTGGGGCGCGCCGGCTACCGGGCCCGCCTCACGGGGCGTGTGGCGGGCAACGGCGCGGCGCCGGACTACTACTTGGCGAACACGGGCTTCCGCGAGCTCAACGGCAGCGTCAGCGTCGGCGTGCAGCGCCCCTGGGGTCGCAGCGAGGTGACCGTCAGCCACTTCGGGACGGAGCTGGGCGTGCTCAAGCAGGCGCACGCTGGCAACTTCGACGACCTCGAACGGGCGATGAACGAGGCCCCACGCGACAGCGGCTTCACCTACGGGATCGATCGTCCCAACCAGCGCGTCTCGCACACGACGCTGCGCTGGCGCACGGTGCGCACCCGCGCCGACGCCGGCCAGGTGGAGCTCACCTACGGCCTGCAGTACAACAACCGTCGCGAGTACGACAACCACGGGCCCCTGCGCTTCCGCAACATCCCGGCCTTTCATCTGCGCCTGTTCACCAACTCGCTGGACCTGCGCTACAGCCACGCGCCCTGGCGCGGCTTGTCCGGAACAGTTGGCGTGACCGGCGTCGTGCAAGGCAACCAGACGCTGGGCAAGGGATTCCTGATCCCGGGCTACGACCTCTTCCAGGGCGCGGCCTACGCGCAGGAGGAGTACCACCTCGGGCGCGTGACGTTCTCGGCGGGTGCGCGGCTCGACGGCATCTCGCAGACCACTCTCGCCTACGGTGACGCGGGCATCAACAGCCCGGCGGGCACCCGTCGCTGGGCCGGCGTGGCGGGCTCGTTCGGCGCGGCCTATCACCTCACCGACGCGCTGGACCTCACGCTGCGCCTGGCGCGCGCTTGGCGGCCGCCGACGGTCAACGAACGCTACGCGCAAGGCGTGCACCACGGCTCGGCGCAGTACGAGTTGGGCGACGCGTCGCTGGACGCCGAGCGCTCGGTGGGCCTCGAAGGCGGCATTCGATACGGCGGGCGCCGCGTCACGCTCGACCTCGCGGCCTACGAGAACCGGATCGAGGACTTCATCTTCCTCGAGCCGCGCGCGCCGATGGTCACCATCCGCGGCACCTTCCCGGCCTTCGGGTACGCGTCGACGCGTGCACGGATGCGCGGCCTGGAACTCGCGGGCAGCGTCGCGATGACGTCCTGGCTCTCGCTCGAGGGCACGGCCACGGCGGTGCGCGGTGACGACCTCCTCCGCGACCAGCCGCTCTACGATATGCCGGCCGACCGCGCCCTGCTCACGATGAAGGTGGAAGGCGCCGGCGCGCGACTCGGCCCCTGGGACGTCGGCGTCGGCACGCTGCTCGTGCGTCGCCAGGACGGCGTGCCGGCCGGCACCATCTACACGCTGCCGACCGACGGCTACGCCCTCGTGCAAGCCAGTCTCGGTCTGCACGCACTCCGCGTGGCGGGCCGTCCGTTGGACCTCACGCTGAGCGTCTCCAACGCGCTCAACGCCCGCTACCGCGACTACCTCAGTCGCTACCGTCTGTTCGTTGACGATGCCGCACGCGATGTCGTGCTGCGCGTCCGGATGCCACTTACCTGA
- a CDS encoding NADP-dependent malic enzyme: MKREDALEYHARGRPGKIAVVPTKPLANQRDLALAYSPGVAEPCLEIKGNPEDAYKYTAKGNLVAVVTNGTAVLGLGNIGALAGKPVMEGKGNLFKQFADLDVFDLEVGSENPDDVIKFCQLLEPTVGGINLEDIKAPDCFYIEETLRQTLKIPVFHDDQHGTAIISGAALLNALEITGRDIAEVKVVFSGAGAAAISTAMHYVRLGVKQEHITMCDRAGVIYAGRKDDMDPYKARFAVKTKKRTIAEALEGADVFVGLSVAGAVSSEMVAKMAKRPIIFALANPVPEILPDEVRAVRDDAIIATGRSDYPNQVNNVLGFPFIFRGALDARATSINEEMKMAATRALAQLAKEDVPDSVAGLYGLKHVKFGPEYLIPFPFDPRVLLTVAPAVAWAAVASGVAKEFIELDTYRDQLEARLGRARGVMRGLATRAQSDPKRVVFPEGEDPKILRAAQILADDGIAHPILLGRKEKVRALAEELGISLDLIQVEEPGTSNNRERYAQYLWQRRQRKGLSLPEASQRVTRATTFGSVMVALGEADALVGGLGKHYPETIRPALEVVGADRRHGLVSGLYMLVFEKHIVFFGDTTVNIDPTAEQLAQIGWSAAVVARAFGVAPRVAMLSFSNFGSVKHPEAEKVAEAVRMLRLRDPSLVVDGEMQADTAFSAEALAQRYPFSSLKDAANVLIFPNLSAGNISYKLLTQLGGATAIGPILVGMQHPVHVLEQGADVQEIVNMTAVAVIDAQTRTRPTT, encoded by the coding sequence ATGAAACGAGAGGACGCCCTCGAGTATCACGCACGTGGCCGGCCCGGCAAGATCGCCGTCGTCCCGACCAAGCCCCTGGCCAACCAGCGCGACCTCGCACTCGCCTATTCCCCGGGCGTGGCCGAACCCTGCCTTGAGATCAAGGGCAACCCCGAGGACGCCTACAAGTACACCGCCAAGGGCAATCTCGTCGCTGTCGTCACCAACGGCACCGCAGTGCTCGGGCTCGGCAACATTGGCGCGTTGGCCGGCAAGCCGGTGATGGAAGGCAAGGGCAACCTCTTCAAGCAATTCGCCGACCTCGACGTCTTCGACCTCGAAGTCGGCTCCGAGAATCCGGACGACGTCATCAAGTTCTGCCAGCTCCTCGAGCCCACGGTGGGCGGCATCAACCTCGAGGACATCAAGGCGCCGGATTGCTTCTACATCGAGGAGACGCTCCGGCAGACCCTCAAGATCCCGGTCTTCCACGACGACCAGCACGGCACGGCCATCATTTCCGGCGCCGCGCTGCTGAACGCGCTGGAGATCACCGGCCGCGACATCGCCGAGGTCAAGGTGGTGTTCTCTGGCGCGGGCGCAGCGGCGATCTCGACGGCGATGCACTATGTGCGGCTGGGCGTCAAGCAGGAGCACATCACGATGTGCGACCGGGCCGGCGTGATCTACGCGGGCCGCAAGGACGATATGGACCCGTACAAGGCGCGCTTCGCGGTGAAGACCAAGAAGCGCACGATCGCCGAGGCGCTCGAGGGCGCCGACGTGTTCGTGGGGCTCTCCGTGGCCGGCGCCGTCAGCAGCGAGATGGTCGCCAAGATGGCGAAGCGGCCGATTATCTTCGCGCTCGCCAATCCGGTGCCGGAAATCCTGCCCGACGAGGTGCGCGCCGTCCGCGACGACGCCATCATCGCCACCGGGCGCTCGGACTATCCGAACCAGGTCAACAACGTCCTCGGCTTCCCGTTCATCTTCCGCGGCGCACTCGACGCGCGCGCGACCTCGATCAACGAGGAGATGAAGATGGCGGCGACGCGCGCCCTGGCCCAGCTGGCCAAGGAAGACGTGCCGGACAGCGTCGCCGGGCTCTACGGCCTCAAGCACGTGAAGTTCGGGCCGGAGTACCTGATTCCCTTCCCCTTCGACCCGCGGGTGCTGCTGACCGTGGCGCCGGCGGTGGCCTGGGCGGCCGTGGCCAGCGGCGTGGCCAAGGAATTCATCGAGCTCGACACCTACCGCGATCAGCTCGAGGCTCGGCTCGGCCGTGCCCGCGGCGTGATGCGCGGACTCGCCACCCGTGCGCAGAGCGACCCCAAGCGCGTCGTCTTCCCCGAGGGCGAAGACCCCAAGATCCTGCGCGCCGCGCAGATCCTCGCCGACGACGGCATCGCGCATCCCATCCTGCTCGGCCGCAAGGAGAAGGTCCGCGCCCTCGCCGAGGAGCTCGGCATCTCGCTGGACTTGATCCAGGTCGAGGAGCCGGGCACCAGCAACAACCGCGAGCGCTACGCGCAGTACCTCTGGCAGCGGCGGCAGCGGAAGGGCCTCTCGCTCCCTGAAGCATCGCAGCGCGTGACGCGCGCCACGACCTTCGGGTCGGTGATGGTCGCGCTCGGCGAGGCCGATGCACTCGTGGGCGGATTGGGCAAGCACTACCCCGAGACCATTCGCCCGGCGCTGGAAGTCGTCGGCGCCGACCGCCGCCACGGCTTGGTGAGCGGGCTCTATATGCTGGTGTTCGAGAAGCACATCGTGTTCTTCGGCGACACCACCGTGAACATCGACCCCACTGCCGAGCAGCTGGCGCAGATCGGCTGGAGCGCGGCGGTGGTGGCCCGGGCCTTTGGCGTGGCGCCACGCGTGGCGATGCTCTCGTTCAGTAATTTCGGCTCGGTGAAGCACCCCGAGGCCGAGAAGGTCGCCGAGGCCGTGCGGATGCTGCGCCTGCGCGACCCCTCGTTGGTGGTGGACGGCGAGATGCAGGCCGACACCGCCTTCAGCGCCGAGGCCCTGGCGCAACGCTATCCGTTCTCGTCGCTCAAGGACGCGGCCAACGTCTTGATCTTCCCCAACCTGAGCGCCGGCAACATCTCGTATAAATTGCTCACCCAGCTTGGCGGGGCCACGGCGATCGGCCCCATCCTCGTCGGGATGCAACACCCCGTGCACGTGCTCGAGCAAGGCGCCGACGTGCAGGAAATCGTGAATATGACGGCCGTGGCCGTCATCGACGCGCAGACGCGCACCCGTCCCACCACCTGA
- a CDS encoding peptidoglycan DD-metalloendopeptidase family protein: MTEASRVRLLRLAAVAMALSLPSSVIRPQQRPALPPSAQQSAERLRQEQLELERLREERRTLEQRMREYQRSAQNVTTERENLARQAQATSRVVRSLDNQLGSLYAEVENVNASLVRTQDELAIKRAILTRRVQEIYKRGPLHALEALLSAESFGALVARYKYLHLVAQRDRALLQRVEQLNTQITAQRFLLVRLQGDVESNRRERADEEARLRRLELARGRTLAQIEAQQRQAQQRLQQISRDEQRLTNVIAAIEESRRRAEAAAARTGAAPVAGSITTADLGRLDWPVDGNIVYRYGRVVSPNNTSITWNGMGIGAPAGTPVKAIADGEVVFAEQAGTYGLTMIVQHGGGTYSMYASLQEIHARRGTQVRKGQTIGTVGQADPDLPPRLHFEIRPNGGRAVDPLDWLRRPR, from the coding sequence ATGACGGAAGCCAGCCGCGTGCGCCTCCTCCGGCTGGCCGCGGTAGCTATGGCCCTGTCGCTTCCGTCCTCCGTCATCCGTCCCCAACAACGCCCGGCCCTCCCCCCCTCCGCCCAGCAATCCGCCGAGCGCCTGCGCCAGGAGCAGCTGGAGCTCGAGCGCCTGCGCGAGGAGCGGCGCACGCTGGAGCAGCGGATGCGCGAGTACCAGCGCAGCGCCCAGAACGTCACCACCGAGCGGGAGAACCTGGCCCGCCAAGCACAGGCCACCTCGCGCGTCGTGCGCAGCCTCGACAACCAGCTCGGATCGCTCTACGCGGAAGTCGAGAACGTCAACGCGTCGCTGGTGCGCACGCAGGACGAGTTGGCCATCAAGCGCGCCATCCTGACGCGCCGCGTGCAGGAGATCTACAAACGCGGCCCGCTGCACGCGCTCGAGGCCCTGCTCTCGGCCGAGAGCTTCGGTGCACTGGTGGCGCGCTACAAGTACCTGCATCTCGTGGCGCAGCGTGACCGGGCGCTGCTGCAGCGCGTCGAGCAACTCAACACGCAGATCACGGCGCAGCGCTTCTTGCTCGTCCGCCTGCAGGGAGACGTCGAGAGCAACCGCCGCGAGCGCGCCGACGAAGAGGCGCGGCTCCGCCGCCTCGAGCTGGCGCGCGGGCGTACGCTGGCGCAGATCGAGGCCCAGCAGCGGCAGGCGCAGCAACGACTGCAGCAGATTTCGCGCGACGAGCAGCGGCTCACGAACGTGATTGCGGCCATCGAGGAGTCGCGGCGGCGCGCCGAAGCGGCGGCGGCGCGCACCGGTGCGGCACCGGTCGCGGGCTCGATCACGACGGCCGACCTCGGCCGCCTCGACTGGCCGGTGGACGGCAACATCGTCTACCGCTATGGGCGCGTGGTGAGTCCCAACAACACGTCCATCACTTGGAATGGGATGGGCATCGGCGCCCCCGCGGGCACGCCGGTGAAGGCCATCGCCGACGGCGAGGTGGTCTTCGCGGAGCAGGCCGGCACCTACGGCCTGACGATGATCGTGCAGCACGGCGGCGGCACATACTCGATGTACGCCTCGCTGCAGGAGATCCACGCGCGCCGCGGTACGCAGGTGCGCAAGGGCCAGACCATCGGGACCGTCGGGCAGGCGGATCCCGACCTGCCGCCACGCCTGCACTTCGAGATCCGCCCGAACGGCGGGCGGGCGGTGGATCCGCTGGACTGGCTCCGCCGCCCGCGCTGA